The DNA sequence CCAATCCAAAGGCGGTCATACTGACTCATCTTTACGGCTTGTCCGCAGACTTAGACCCAATCATGAGGATATGCCGGGACCACAACGTAACTTTAATAGAAGACGCCGCCGAAAGCCTGGGCACGAAGTATAAGGGCAAATACACGGGCACCTTTGGCAAATACGGCGTGTTTTCCTTCAACGGCAACAAGATCATCACGACGTCGGGTGGGGGAATGCTCGTCTCAGACGACGAAGAAAGGATATCCAAAGTCAGATTTTGGTCCACGCAGGCCAGGGACAAGGCACGACACTACGAACACAGCGAGCTTGGCTACAACTACAGGATGAGTAACGTATTGGCGGGCATCGGCAGGGGCCAGTTAAAGGTTTTGGACCGAAGGTTAATCCAAAAAAAGCACATCTTTGAATTTTACAAAGAAAACTTGAGCCACCTCGAAGGGCTTGAAATGATGCCCGTAAATGACTGGAACGAGCCCAACTTTTGGCTGAGCTGCATCACCTTATCCGGCAAGATCAAGCCTTTAGAAATCCTTGAGGCCCTGGAGCGGGAAAACATCGAATCGAGGCCCATATGGAAGCCCATGCACATGCAGCCCCTTTACAAGGATTGCGACTTTTGGGGAAGCGGAGTATCCCAAAAGATCTTCGAACACAGCTTATGTTTGCCGAGCGACACGAAAATGACGGACGACGACCTAAATAGGGTATGTGAAATAATTAAAGGGGTTTGGAGATGAGATGCCGAGTGAGGCGGAATTAAGGCCACAAAAAAATTACGGCCTTTACAGACGTTATTTCAAAAGACCTTTGGATTTTATGTTGTCATTGGCAGCCATTGTCATATTAAGCCCGATTTTGCTGCTTATCGCTCTGCTCGTTAGGATAAAGCTTGGAAGTCCTGTTATATTCAAACAGCAAAGACCTGGCATGAACGA is a window from the Acetomicrobium flavidum genome containing:
- a CDS encoding DegT/DnrJ/EryC1/StrS family aminotransferase — encoded protein: MPKKIWLSSPHMSGEGYELQYVKEAFDTNWIAPLGPNVDAFEKELAAWVGAKHAAALSSGTAAIHMALKAAGVEKDDIVFCQSLTFSATANPIIYQNATPVFIDSDFKTWNMDPQALEDAFKKYPNPKAVILTHLYGLSADLDPIMRICRDHNVTLIEDAAESLGTKYKGKYTGTFGKYGVFSFNGNKIITTSGGGMLVSDDEERISKVRFWSTQARDKARHYEHSELGYNYRMSNVLAGIGRGQLKVLDRRLIQKKHIFEFYKENLSHLEGLEMMPVNDWNEPNFWLSCITLSGKIKPLEILEALERENIESRPIWKPMHMQPLYKDCDFWGSGVSQKIFEHSLCLPSDTKMTDDDLNRVCEIIKGVWR